GCGAAGTGTTCCTGGATGTTCATAGGGGCTCCTCCTCCCGGGTAATTGTCAGCATTATAGCGGTCTGGCGGGCAAACGCAACCCCGACCGAGCGACGGTTGCCGCCGCCCATGCGGCCATCGCCTGGGCTTCGCCGACCGGGCCGACCGATTCGCCCGACTTGAAGGTCACCGAGATTTTTCCGTCGCCAAGGACCTTTTCGAGGGCCTGGCGGATCGCCGGGCCGTAAGGAGCCAGTTTGGGCACTTGAGCCGTCACGACCAGCGAGACGAATTGAACCGACCAGCCGGCCTGCTCCGCGCGGCTCACCGCGTCGGCCAAGAGGTCCATGCTTCGGCAGCCCGCGTACTGCTCGTCAGACGACGGGTAAAGGGTGCCGATGTCGGGAAGTCCCGCGGCCGACAGCACCGCGTCGGCGGCCACGTGGCTGATGATGTCCGCGTCCGAATGGCCGGCAAGCCCCAGCGGGGACGGTACAGTCACGCCGGCCAAGACGAGGGGACGGTCCGGCGTCAGGGGGTGCACGTCATAGCCGATGCCGGTTCGGATTTCCGGCCCGGCAAGCCGGCAGGCCAGCTCCCAGTCGCCCGGGCGGGTGATTTTGGCGTTTTTTTCTTCGCCGTCCACGGCGGCCAGCTCTTTTCCGGCTTCAAGCCACGCTTGGGCCTCGTCGGTCAGCCCGGCTGCGTCGGCTCGGCCCGTGAGGGCGCGCAGCAGTTCGTCCCGGGGAAAGACCTGAGGCGTTTGGGTGAGAAACAGCCCCTCCCGGCTCACCGGCTCCCAGCCGGAGCCGGCCCGCCGCTTGAGCGAGTCGGGAACCGGCAGTACCGGGACGGCGGCTCGGCCGTTTCCCGCCGCCTCGACCAGCTTCTCCCACAGGTCCGGCGACGCGAAGGGCCGGGCCGCGTCGTGCAGGGCGATCAGCTCGCCTCGTGCCGCCTGAAGGGCCTTGAGGGCTGATTCCCCCCGGCTCGTTCCGCCGGCGATGAGTCGGGCGTCCGGCGCCAGTTTTTCGGCAGTTTGAAAGGCCTCTTCGGCGTCGGGCGGCAGGACGAGGAGAATTTCAGCGTCGAATTTGGCGCAGACGGCTCTGGCCGTCTCGTAGCTGTAGTGCCAGAGCGGTCGGCCTGCCAGAAGCCTGAACTGTTTGGGCACCCCGCCGAGGCGGGATCCAGACCCAGCGGCCAGAATGGCCGCAGTGAGGCGCATCGGCTAGTCTCCCGTCACGGGCCGTCGGCTTTCAAGGGCGGCGTGAAGGGTGACCCGGTCGGCGAACTCGATGCTGCCGCCGACGGGCAGGCCGTAGGCCAGCCGGCTTTTCGTCACCGGCAGGTCAGCCAAGGCGTCCAGTAGGGCGTAGAAGGTCATGTCTCCTTCCACCCGCGGGTTTGTGGCGATGATGATTTCCTCGATCGGTTCCTGAGCGATTAAGGCCCTGAGGCGCTCGATCACGTCCGGCGGAATGTTCTCCCGGTCGTCCATCGGCGAGACGGACGTGGCTAGGTTGAAGTACAGGCCGTTGAAGAGCCCGGAAAGCTCAATGCTCGTCAGGTCTTCCAGCGACTCGACGACGCAGAGCAGATGGCGGTTTCTCATCGGGTCGGAGCAGATCGGGCAGGGCTGGGTCACCGTCAGGTTGCCGCACCGGCTGCAGGTGGCGACATCGCGTTTCAGCGCGTTTAAGGCGTCGGCCATATCTTTGGCGTAAGACTGAGGCTGCTGAAGTACAAAAAAAGCCATGCGTCGGGCGCTTTTGGCCCCGACGCCTGGCAGTTCCTTAAACAGGGATATGAGCCGCTCAAGAGGTTCTGGAAGTGTCACGTTGTGCCTCAGAACGGCAGGTTCATGCCGCCGGTGAGCCTGCCCATCCGGCTCTGCATAAGCTCTTTCGCCTTTCGGCTTGCCTCGCGCACCGCCGCTAGGACTAAGTCTTCCAGCACGTCAACCTCGCTGGGGTTGACGACTTCCGGGGAGATCTTGACGCCCAGCAGGTCGCCCTGACCGTTGACCGTCGCGGTAACCATGCCGCCGCCGGCGGTACCTTCGACCTTCTCGTTCGCCAAGTCGGCCTGAATCTTCTGCATTTCCTGCTGCATTTTCTGCGCCTGCTTGATCATCGAGCTCATGTTGCCCATATTGCTGCCGCCAAACTTCATACGAGTCACTCCTTCAATTATGGATGATGATACCCTGTTCCGGCCCGAATCGACGCGGCTCGGTAAAGCTGTTCTGCCAAAACGAGAAGGGCCAGTTCGTGTGGAAACGTGAGAGACGAGAGGGACCAAAGGGAACTGGCCCGCTCCTTGACTTGGGGCGATATGCCCCACGGACCGCCGATCAGCAGGACGAGCCGGCCAGGCGACGAGTCCAATTGGGAGAACAGCTCTTTGGAAAACGCCTCGCTGGTGAAGGTTCGCCCCCGTTCGTCCAAGGCGATCAGCTGGTCCCGGTCACCGAGAAGCTTTAAAATTTCAGCGCCCTCGGCTTCCATTCGCCGGAGCCGGTCCAGCTTGCCGAGCCGGCCGTCGGGGATCAACGTCAGCGACGCGGCCATGAAGGGCCGGAGCCGCTCAAGGTACGACGCGACGCCTTGGAGGATAAACGCTTCTTTCGGGCGTCCCACCGCCGCGACGAGCAGCTTCATCTCGTCCGCCGCCGCAGGCGAAGCGGCACTTCGTCCCAGAAGGGGCCCGATGAAGCGGGCTTTGGCATGGGGGCGTTCTTCAGCCGAAGGCGAAGCCGCTCTTCCTCGTCTCGGGCGGCGTCCAAGGCGGCCGCCGCGTCGAGGTACCGGCCGAGCGCTTCTTTTTGGAGCTTGAGCGCCCCCAGTGCCCTCTGTGCCTGAGGGGACGACAAAAGCGACAGGCTGCCGGCCGATTGGCCGCCGTCGGACGGTCCGTCAAGCGGCGGCAGGTCGGCCCGAAGCTCCTCGACCGCCGCGCTCCCTTCGTAAAGCCGGAGAGTCTCCAACTGGGAAGCGGTGGAAAACAGCCGCTCGGCAAGGAGAAGACGGGCGTCATCCGCCTCTCGCTGAGCCGCCCGACGCCGGGCAGCAGCCCGGCTGAGCCGAAGGGCGCAGACGGACGGCTGGGTCTCTTGCGTCACGGCTTGTCACCGTCCCTTCTGGCCCGGACTGACGAGAGCCGGTCCCGCAGGAGAGGACGCGGGATCTTCCTCAGTCGCTCTTCGTCGACCCAGCTCAGGACCTCCCACGCCAGAGAGACCGGCGTGCGGCCTTCTGGAGCGTGACGCAGGGCGAGAAAGGCGTTCAGCTTGGACTGGAAGGACGCCAAGTCCGGCGGCACCTCGTCGCCCCAGCGGCGAAGCGAGCTGATTTCGGCTGACAGGGCTTTGAACTGGCGTCGGAGCCACGCGGCTTCCGTCCGCTGAGGGGTGTCCCGCCAGTGGCTCGTTTCGCCGTCCAATCCGACGGTTTCGGACCGGGTGATGTGAACGGCCAAGTCGAAGTAGGCGCGAAGTCCCCAGAGCGGCGACGGGCTGCCCCGATCGGCCCAGTCGGACAGCAGGGCGACGACGGTCAGCCTGCTGCGCCACTGGTAGGCCATGTCGAGGATTTGGCAGACCATGCCGTGAAACGAGTTCAGCGCCCCGCGGACGCTGCGGACGGCGCCGCGAAGAAGCAATTTTTCTTGGTACAGGTCGAACCAAGCGTCCAAGTCGCGGATGATCAGGCAGACCGGCTGGCCGGACTGAGCCAGCTCGACGGCCCGCACCGCGCCGGCCCGAAGGGGCGCCAGACTTCGAAACGCCGTGGCGTCGCACGGCGCGGCGAACAGGTTGTTCTCGTCGAGGCCCAAGTCGTCCCAGGACCCACGGATTTCCGCCAGAGCGGAGCGGGGCGTCCCGATCGCCACGTACAGGGGCGTCTGGCCGTCCGATGTCGCGTCGTACAGCAGCCGGGAGGCAGTCCAAAGTCCGGCTTCCTGCGTGGGCGCGGTTAAAAGGATTCGGTCGCCTCGGTACAGCGGAAACAGCGCGTCAAGGGCCGGCACGCCGGTGGAAAACGGGACGAGCGTCCGTTCAGCCTGATCGACTAAAACGGGCAGCTTG
This is a stretch of genomic DNA from Jonquetella anthropi DSM 22815. It encodes these proteins:
- the ispF gene encoding 2-C-methyl-D-erythritol 2,4-cyclodiphosphate synthase, yielding MRLTAAILAAGSGSRLGGVPKQFRLLAGRPLWHYSYETARAVCAKFDAEILLVLPPDAEEAFQTAEKLAPDARLIAGGTSRGESALKALQAARGELIALHDAARPFASPDLWEKLVEAAGNGRAAVPVLPVPDSLKRRAGSGWEPVSREGLFLTQTPQVFPRDELLRALTGRADAAGLTDEAQAWLEAGKELAAVDGEEKNAKITRPGDWELACRLAGPEIRTGIGYDVHPLTPDRPLVLAGVTVPSPLGLAGHSDADIISHVAADAVLSAAGLPDIGTLYPSSDEQYAGCRSMDLLADAVSRAEQAGWSVQFVSLVVTAQVPKLAPYGPAIRQALEKVLGDGKISVTFKSGESVGPVGEAQAMAAWAAATVARSGLRLPARPL
- the recR gene encoding recombination mediator RecR, yielding MTLPEPLERLISLFKELPGVGAKSARRMAFFVLQQPQSYAKDMADALNALKRDVATCSRCGNLTVTQPCPICSDPMRNRHLLCVVESLEDLTSIELSGLFNGLYFNLATSVSPMDDRENIPPDVIERLRALIAQEPIEEIIIATNPRVEGDMTFYALLDALADLPVTKSRLAYGLPVGGSIEFADRVTLHAALESRRPVTGD
- a CDS encoding YbaB/EbfC family nucleoid-associated protein; its protein translation is MKFGGSNMGNMSSMIKQAQKMQQEMQKIQADLANEKVEGTAGGGMVTATVNGQGDLLGVKISPEVVNPSEVDVLEDLVLAAVREASRKAKELMQSRMGRLTGGMNLPF
- a CDS encoding 23S rRNA (pseudouridine(1915)-N(3))-methyltransferase RlmH — protein: MKLLVAAVGRPKEAFILQGVASYLERLRPFMAASLTLIPDGRLGKLDRLRRMEAEGAEILKLLGDRDQLIALDERGRTFTSEAFSKELFSQLDSSPGRLVLLIGGPWGISPQVKERASSLWSLSSLTFPHELALLVLAEQLYRAASIRAGTGYHHP
- a CDS encoding ATP synthase F1 subunit alpha — encoded protein: MSLSRVGSRRISRLEGTVLWVDGLRSAHLNDLVTVVNGRGEQFIGRVTALHGRQTRVRLDDAFPGMSPDDLTVWLGADEPDLPSKLPVLVDQAERTLVPFSTGVPALDALFPLYRGDRILLTAPTQEAGLWTASRLLYDATSDGQTPLYVAIGTPRSALAEIRGSWDDLGLDENNLFAAPCDATAFRSLAPLRAGAVRAVELAQSGQPVCLIIRDLDAWFDLYQEKLLLRGAVRSVRGALNSFHGMVCQILDMAYQWRSRLTVVALLSDWADRGSPSPLWGLRAYFDLAVHITRSETVGLDGETSHWRDTPQRTEAAWLRRQFKALSAEISSLRRWGDEVPPDLASFQSKLNAFLALRHAPEGRTPVSLAWEVLSWVDEERLRKIPRPLLRDRLSSVRARRDGDKP